In a genomic window of [Empedobacter] haloabium:
- a CDS encoding patatin-like phospholipase family protein gives MSAVPQPSKPPFDPNHPFQPLQPLPPEPAMPAPQAPPAALGNGRLDADQVLRAEREQVDRWRDRIGVAHDAPLAALAFSGGGIRSATFGLGVLEALRDLGLLRRFDYWSSVSGGGYIMAWLRAHCHRDGSGWLEPERAGQWRQSIAHLSKFSNYLSPKVGLFSADTWTMLTTWMRNAALVQLTIICGIVLLLLVPQLAMRWFAIWPEYQLVRGGTIGLFVGAVVLLAANQLRQRRDQGGSAQASPLQREWRFHPAHWGRWAGVSAMLLAVCAALWRVTGFNPFETAPVSAWAVPIAALLMLGALCALPALARCNVFQSECDWPDFGQVAVQRWIVVPMLLTSVELSAVLAHLARRLPADVSYGYLLAHQPSAWPFQLALAFTALVLLACCSLRCWRGVTGRHKVPRVLFNAVLIALSSAVCMLALHAMFCGILWLMHWARLGPDAVSWHAFIWGPTLILSAFASAVTLMIGLVGKASLEGMREWWSRLAAWLWIYATVWNVLTLSALYGPMLVLWLASLEHWQALAPVAGWVGTTVAGLLAANSSASGGDDTIRSKRRTLPMIALDALTKIAPPLFIVGLLIGVAAVLYVVLTYAAVPDAAIAVDFDRCTGAACWDAYWAQRWAPSAAMIGAVMLGVALVGLLLAWRVDINEFSLHAFYRSRLSRCYLGASHRARKPQNFTQFDEKDDIALCALQPRAGADAPPALPLHLINCTVNLGGSGDLSLHTRHGASFTIGPLALGSDYGESPLDKIGYRRHQPCDDMGAGELTLAEAISVSGAAASPNQGFHSSPAVAFMMTLFNVRLGRWFANPRFPRQRTSPALSTGCLLMELFASASERSRYLMISDGGHFDNLGVYELVRRRCALIVAVDAECDPALHCGALGTLIRLCKVDFNADIDIDVTALAPDEKTRLSQCSCVVGRIVYRDADGVAEGEGTLVYLKATLPPTVGDASLRQYHAEHPAFPHESTGDQFYGEDQFESYRRLGRHIATEALGPGMQADLAERLRQVRGDFVAG, from the coding sequence ATGAGTGCCGTACCGCAGCCATCGAAGCCACCGTTCGACCCGAACCACCCGTTCCAGCCGCTCCAGCCGCTCCCGCCCGAACCCGCCATGCCGGCGCCGCAGGCGCCGCCGGCCGCGCTGGGCAATGGCCGGCTCGACGCTGACCAGGTGCTGCGCGCGGAACGGGAACAGGTCGACCGCTGGCGCGACCGCATCGGCGTCGCGCATGACGCGCCGCTGGCCGCGCTGGCGTTTTCGGGCGGCGGCATCCGCAGCGCCACCTTCGGCCTGGGCGTGCTGGAGGCGCTGCGCGACCTGGGACTGCTGCGCCGCTTCGATTACTGGTCCTCGGTCTCGGGCGGCGGCTACATCATGGCCTGGCTGCGTGCCCATTGCCATCGCGACGGCAGCGGATGGCTGGAGCCGGAGCGGGCCGGCCAGTGGCGCCAGTCGATCGCCCACCTGAGCAAGTTCTCCAACTACCTGTCGCCCAAGGTCGGCCTGTTCAGTGCCGACACCTGGACCATGCTGACCACCTGGATGCGCAATGCCGCGCTGGTGCAGCTGACGATCATCTGCGGCATCGTCCTGCTCCTCCTGGTGCCGCAGCTGGCGATGCGCTGGTTCGCCATCTGGCCCGAGTACCAACTGGTGCGGGGCGGCACCATTGGCCTGTTCGTCGGCGCCGTCGTGCTGCTGGCCGCCAACCAGCTGCGCCAGCGGCGCGACCAGGGCGGCAGCGCCCAGGCGTCGCCGCTGCAGCGCGAGTGGCGCTTCCACCCGGCGCACTGGGGCCGCTGGGCCGGCGTCAGCGCGATGCTGCTGGCGGTCTGCGCGGCGCTGTGGCGCGTGACCGGCTTCAATCCGTTCGAGACGGCGCCGGTCAGCGCCTGGGCCGTGCCGATCGCGGCGCTCCTGATGCTGGGCGCGCTGTGCGCACTGCCGGCGCTGGCGCGCTGCAACGTGTTCCAGAGCGAGTGCGACTGGCCCGACTTCGGCCAGGTCGCCGTGCAGCGCTGGATCGTCGTGCCGATGCTGCTGACGAGCGTCGAGCTGTCGGCCGTGCTGGCGCACCTGGCGCGCAGGCTGCCGGCCGACGTCAGTTACGGCTACCTGCTGGCGCACCAGCCCAGCGCCTGGCCGTTCCAGCTGGCGCTGGCCTTCACCGCGCTGGTGCTGCTGGCCTGTTGCTCGCTGCGCTGCTGGCGCGGCGTGACCGGCCGGCACAAGGTGCCGCGCGTGCTGTTCAACGCGGTGCTGATCGCGCTGTCGTCCGCCGTCTGCATGCTGGCGCTGCACGCGATGTTTTGCGGCATCCTGTGGCTGATGCACTGGGCCCGGCTCGGGCCCGATGCGGTGTCATGGCATGCGTTCATCTGGGGGCCGACGCTGATCCTGTCCGCCTTCGCGTCGGCCGTGACGCTCATGATCGGCCTGGTGGGCAAGGCCTCGCTGGAAGGCATGCGCGAATGGTGGAGCCGGCTGGCCGCGTGGCTGTGGATCTATGCCACGGTGTGGAACGTGCTGACGTTGTCGGCGCTGTACGGACCGATGCTGGTGCTGTGGCTGGCCAGCCTGGAGCACTGGCAGGCGCTGGCGCCGGTGGCGGGCTGGGTCGGCACCACGGTGGCGGGCCTGCTGGCGGCCAATTCGTCCGCGTCCGGCGGCGACGACACGATCCGCTCGAAGCGCAGGACCTTGCCGATGATCGCCCTCGACGCGCTGACGAAGATCGCGCCGCCGCTGTTCATCGTCGGCCTGCTGATCGGCGTGGCCGCCGTGCTGTACGTGGTGCTGACCTACGCCGCGGTACCGGATGCGGCCATCGCCGTCGACTTCGACCGCTGCACCGGCGCGGCCTGCTGGGACGCTTACTGGGCGCAGCGCTGGGCGCCGTCGGCAGCGATGATCGGCGCAGTCATGCTGGGTGTGGCGCTCGTGGGCCTGCTGCTGGCCTGGCGCGTCGATATCAACGAATTCAGCCTGCATGCGTTCTACCGCAGCCGGCTGTCGCGCTGCTACCTGGGCGCGTCGCACCGCGCCCGCAAGCCGCAGAATTTCACCCAGTTCGACGAGAAGGACGACATCGCGCTGTGCGCGCTGCAGCCGCGCGCCGGGGCGGACGCGCCGCCGGCCCTGCCGCTGCACCTGATCAACTGCACGGTCAACCTGGGCGGCTCGGGCGACCTGTCGCTGCACACGCGCCACGGGGCGTCGTTCACGATCGGGCCGCTGGCGCTGGGTAGCGACTATGGTGAGTCCCCGCTCGACAAGATCGGCTACCGCCGGCACCAGCCCTGCGACGACATGGGGGCGGGCGAGCTGACCCTGGCCGAGGCGATCTCGGTGTCCGGCGCGGCGGCCAGTCCGAACCAGGGCTTCCATTCTTCGCCGGCGGTGGCGTTCATGATGACGCTCTTTAACGTGCGGCTGGGGCGCTGGTTCGCCAACCCGCGCTTCCCGCGCCAGCGTACCTCGCCTGCGCTCAGCACCGGCTGCCTGCTGATGGAACTGTTCGCGTCCGCCAGCGAGCGCTCGCGCTACCTGATGATTTCGGACGGCGGCCATTTCGACAACCTGGGCGTCTACGAACTGGTGCGGCGGCGCTGCGCCCTGATCGTGGCGGTGGACGCGGAATGCGATCCGGCGTTGCACTGCGGCGCGCTGGGCACCCTGATCCGGCTGTGCAAGGTGGACTTCAACGCCGATATCGACATCGACGTGACGGCGCTGGCGCCGGACGAGAAGACCCGCCTCAGTCAATGCAGTTGCGTGGTGGGCCGCATCGTCTACCGCGATGCCGATGGCGTCGCCGAAGGGGAGGGCACGCTGGTGTACCTGAAGGCGACGCTGCCGCCCACGGTGGGCGACGCCTCGCTGCGCCAGTACCACGCCGAGCATCCGGCCTTCCCGCACGAGTCGACCGGGGACCAGTTCTATGGCGAGGACCAGTTCGAGAGCTATCGGCGGCTGGGGCGGCATATTGCGACCGAGGCGCTGGGGCCGGGCATGCAGGCGGATTTGGCTGAGCGGTTGCGGCAGGTGCGGGGGGATTTTGTGGCAGGTTGA
- a CDS encoding TonB-dependent receptor: protein MHQQPLHQLTFAVMSAIATMAHGADAVPAPAPASADIIERVEVTATRTGAVDVQHVPAAISVIKPDSLTRYGLGNLADLAAVVPAMTVQQQGAGVNNVTMRGLVVRGIVPSEVQDASLVAVYIDEMPVTLKSANPDLKVLDLERVEVLQGPQGTLFGAGAMAGAVRQITRKPEFNDLFGSVEAVGSQTSGFGGTNHNLRGMVNLPVKDDVLALRLTGYTGKDSGYIRNANEGTTRGATTNDTSTNQGRVAARLRANRDLLVDASITASNIKGGINDAYADLAPYTTFALLPQASNDQLQLYNLTLNQELGTATLVSSTSYLHRKTWYVTSAQYPATAFIFGGQPPLMQSAYRIGNAIEDFAQELRLQSKGAGPLKWTAGAFYEQGRRDTRQDQPTAGFDARYAATRNFPGYDSQVNDQAFSADNYFSGYQNTNSRQLALFAEATYTVWDRLDLTAGLRLFRGTQDFDLKFTGLFGNLVTATPAVPTGQPEVSTSSATSRGANPRFAAAWRIDQDHTLYASAGKGFRYGGNNQPVPFNFCGVQAPTTFAPDSLWNFEAGSKNTLLGRRLTVNANAYLIDWDHVQVFNRLPCTYYFTQNAGKIRSKGVELESAFKLTRQASVGLNASYNHASATDTVVTGIPAQNIPAGSRVPYAPRFSASATASYTIPVAAGDEVGLFASYAYRGEAYTNFAASQGSYARIPSSNTLNATVTYRTRGYEIGLFGTNLTNGAKVSDVVPNGIAIQPGNLVYLVRPRTVGLRVSARF from the coding sequence ATGCACCAGCAGCCGCTTCACCAGCTCACCTTTGCCGTAATGTCGGCCATCGCCACCATGGCGCATGGCGCCGACGCCGTGCCCGCCCCTGCCCCGGCCAGCGCCGACATCATCGAACGGGTCGAGGTCACGGCCACCCGCACCGGCGCGGTGGACGTGCAGCACGTGCCGGCCGCGATCAGCGTCATCAAGCCCGACAGCCTGACCCGCTACGGCCTGGGCAACCTGGCCGACCTCGCCGCTGTCGTTCCGGCCATGACGGTGCAGCAGCAAGGGGCCGGCGTCAACAACGTCACCATGCGCGGCCTGGTGGTACGCGGCATCGTGCCGTCCGAGGTGCAGGATGCCTCGCTGGTGGCGGTCTACATCGACGAGATGCCCGTCACCCTGAAGTCGGCCAACCCGGACCTGAAGGTGCTGGACCTGGAGCGCGTCGAGGTGCTGCAAGGGCCGCAAGGGACGCTGTTCGGTGCCGGCGCGATGGCGGGCGCGGTGCGCCAGATCACGCGCAAGCCGGAGTTCAACGACCTGTTCGGCTCCGTCGAGGCGGTGGGCTCGCAGACCTCCGGCTTCGGCGGCACCAACCACAACCTGCGCGGCATGGTCAACCTGCCGGTCAAGGACGACGTGCTGGCGCTGCGCCTGACCGGCTACACCGGCAAGGACTCCGGCTACATCCGCAATGCCAATGAGGGGACAACTCGTGGCGCGACCACCAACGACACCTCCACCAACCAGGGCCGCGTGGCCGCCCGCCTGCGCGCCAACCGCGACCTGCTGGTGGATGCCAGCATCACCGCTTCCAACATCAAGGGCGGCATCAACGACGCCTACGCCGACCTGGCGCCCTACACCACGTTCGCGCTGCTGCCGCAGGCCAGCAACGACCAGCTGCAGCTGTACAACCTGACCTTGAACCAGGAGCTGGGTACGGCCACCCTGGTCTCGTCCACCTCCTACCTGCACCGCAAGACCTGGTACGTGACGTCGGCCCAGTATCCGGCAACCGCCTTCATCTTCGGCGGCCAGCCGCCGCTGATGCAGTCGGCCTACCGCATCGGCAACGCCATCGAGGACTTCGCCCAGGAGCTGCGCCTGCAATCGAAGGGCGCCGGGCCGTTGAAGTGGACGGCTGGCGCGTTCTACGAGCAGGGCCGCCGCGACACGCGCCAGGACCAGCCCACCGCCGGCTTCGACGCGCGCTACGCGGCCACCCGCAACTTCCCCGGCTACGACTCGCAGGTCAACGACCAGGCGTTCAGTGCGGACAACTACTTCTCCGGCTACCAGAACACCAACTCGCGCCAGCTGGCGCTGTTCGCCGAGGCCACGTACACCGTGTGGGACCGGCTCGACCTGACGGCGGGCCTGCGCCTGTTCCGCGGCACGCAGGACTTCGACCTGAAGTTCACGGGCCTGTTCGGCAACCTCGTCACCGCCACGCCGGCCGTGCCGACCGGGCAGCCGGAAGTCAGCACCAGCAGCGCCACCTCGCGCGGCGCCAATCCGCGCTTCGCGGCCGCCTGGCGCATCGACCAGGATCACACGCTGTACGCCTCGGCCGGCAAGGGCTTCCGCTACGGCGGCAACAACCAGCCGGTGCCGTTCAACTTCTGCGGCGTGCAGGCGCCCACCACGTTCGCCCCGGACAGCCTGTGGAACTTCGAGGCCGGGTCGAAGAACACGCTGCTGGGCCGGCGCCTGACCGTCAATGCCAACGCCTACCTGATCGACTGGGACCACGTGCAGGTGTTCAACCGCCTGCCCTGCACCTACTATTTCACGCAGAACGCCGGCAAGATCCGCAGCAAGGGCGTGGAGCTGGAAAGCGCGTTCAAGCTGACGCGCCAGGCCTCGGTCGGCCTGAACGCTTCGTACAACCACGCCAGCGCCACCGACACCGTCGTCACCGGCATCCCGGCCCAGAACATCCCGGCCGGCAGCCGCGTGCCGTATGCGCCGCGCTTCTCGGCCAGCGCCACGGCCAGCTACACGATTCCGGTGGCCGCCGGCGACGAAGTGGGCCTGTTCGCCAGCTACGCCTACCGCGGCGAGGCCTACACCAACTTCGCCGCCAGCCAGGGCAGCTATGCGCGCATCCCGTCCTCGAACACGCTCAACGCCACCGTCACCTACCGCACGCGCGGCTACGAGATTGGCCTGTTCGGCACCAACCTGACCAACGGCGCCAAGGTCAGCGACGTGGTCCCGAACGGCATCGCGATCCAGCCGGGCAACCTGGTCTACCTGGTGCGGCCGCGCACCGTGGGCCTGCGCGTGAGCGCGCGCTTCTGA
- a CDS encoding bifunctional (p)ppGpp synthetase/guanosine-3',5'-bis(diphosphate) 3'-pyrophosphohydrolase, whose protein sequence is MVSIAALNSATSDQLVQGLSHEDGVRVLAALDFASDAYAGKTATSGQNAFDFAVGVATTLALLRTDAATRIAGLMFELCLLEPAQAIAIEPKFGKEVSDLVTGVHQLIRLRELTQATPAAARGKNAAQQAVAQMETLRKMLLAMASDMRVVLVRLASCCSTLRYFADAKLFNEMTRAYGRETLDLYAPLANRLGIWQIKWELEDLSFRFIEPENYKRIAKMLEEKRMMRESFVEQSIERLQTELANAGIKAEVFGRPKHIYSIWNKMRGKELDFTELYDVRAFRVIVADVKTCYTVLGVVHNIWTPIPKEFDDYISRPKPNGYQSLHTVVTADDGRPLEVQIRTQEMHSFAEYGVAAHWRYKEEGGSNFQGQKYDEKIAWLRQLLAWKTDVADAVVGQEELQREWVEKLKSAALDDRIFVLTPQARVLELPVGATPIDFAYHLHSDVGHRCRGARVDGIMVPLNTPLKSGQTCEIITAKGAPGSAGPSRDWLSPGYAVSNRTRAKVRAWFHAIDMQETLSHGRALVEKSLQREGKTAVNLEALAQKLGFGKVDDLFLSVGKEEFSLRHVEQALHDPAEAPPPEDAVVLNKSRASSTEQGAKSGVLVVGTEGLMTQLARCCKPAPPDPIVGFVTRGKGVSIHRLSCKNFAEMRAKAPERVIVTEWGNTRGDTVYPVDLFVLAGDRQGLLRDISEIFSREKINVIGVNTQSAKGQARMTFTAEIGATAQLQKALAAISEVTGVLEARRA, encoded by the coding sequence ATGGTTTCCATCGCGGCGCTGAACAGCGCAACGTCCGATCAGCTGGTCCAGGGCTTGTCCCATGAAGACGGCGTGCGCGTGCTGGCGGCGCTCGATTTCGCCAGCGACGCCTACGCCGGCAAGACCGCCACGAGCGGCCAGAACGCGTTCGATTTCGCCGTCGGCGTGGCCACCACGCTGGCATTGCTGCGTACCGACGCGGCCACCCGCATCGCCGGCCTGATGTTCGAGCTGTGCCTGCTCGAACCGGCCCAGGCGATCGCCATCGAGCCGAAATTCGGCAAGGAAGTGTCCGACCTGGTGACCGGCGTGCACCAGCTGATCCGGCTGCGTGAGCTGACCCAGGCCACGCCGGCCGCGGCGCGCGGCAAGAACGCCGCGCAGCAGGCGGTGGCGCAGATGGAGACGCTGCGCAAGATGCTGCTGGCGATGGCCTCCGACATGCGCGTGGTGCTGGTGCGCCTGGCCTCCTGCTGCAGCACGCTGCGCTATTTCGCGGACGCGAAACTGTTCAACGAGATGACGCGCGCCTACGGCCGCGAGACCCTGGACCTGTACGCGCCGCTGGCCAACCGCCTCGGCATCTGGCAGATCAAGTGGGAGCTGGAGGACCTGTCGTTCCGCTTCATCGAGCCGGAGAACTACAAGCGCATCGCCAAGATGCTGGAAGAAAAGCGCATGATGCGCGAAAGCTTCGTCGAGCAGTCGATCGAGCGGCTGCAGACGGAGCTGGCCAACGCCGGCATCAAGGCCGAGGTGTTCGGCCGGCCCAAGCACATCTACAGCATCTGGAACAAGATGCGCGGCAAGGAGCTCGACTTCACGGAGCTGTACGACGTGCGCGCCTTCCGCGTCATCGTGGCGGACGTGAAGACCTGCTACACCGTGCTGGGCGTGGTGCACAACATCTGGACGCCGATTCCGAAGGAATTCGACGACTACATCTCGCGCCCGAAGCCGAACGGCTACCAGTCGCTGCACACGGTGGTGACGGCGGACGACGGCCGCCCGCTGGAGGTGCAGATCCGCACCCAGGAGATGCACAGCTTCGCCGAGTACGGCGTGGCGGCGCACTGGCGCTACAAGGAGGAGGGCGGCTCCAATTTCCAGGGCCAGAAGTACGACGAGAAGATCGCCTGGCTGCGCCAGCTGCTGGCCTGGAAGACCGATGTGGCCGATGCCGTCGTCGGCCAGGAGGAGCTGCAGCGCGAGTGGGTGGAAAAGCTCAAGTCGGCCGCGCTGGACGACCGTATTTTCGTGCTGACGCCGCAGGCGCGCGTGCTGGAGCTGCCGGTAGGCGCCACGCCGATCGACTTTGCCTATCACCTGCACAGCGACGTCGGCCACCGCTGCCGCGGCGCGCGGGTGGACGGCATCATGGTGCCCTTGAACACGCCGTTGAAGAGCGGTCAGACCTGCGAGATCATCACCGCCAAGGGCGCGCCGGGATCGGCCGGGCCGTCGCGCGACTGGCTCAGCCCCGGCTACGCCGTCAGCAACCGCACCCGCGCCAAGGTGCGCGCGTGGTTCCATGCGATCGACATGCAGGAGACCCTGTCGCACGGCCGCGCGCTGGTCGAGAAGTCGCTGCAGCGCGAGGGCAAGACGGCCGTCAACCTGGAAGCGCTGGCGCAGAAGCTGGGCTTCGGCAAGGTGGACGACCTGTTCCTCTCGGTCGGCAAGGAGGAGTTCAGCCTGCGCCACGTCGAGCAGGCGCTGCACGACCCGGCCGAGGCGCCGCCGCCGGAGGATGCGGTGGTGCTCAACAAGAGCCGCGCCTCGTCGACCGAGCAGGGCGCCAAGTCGGGCGTGCTGGTGGTCGGCACGGAAGGGCTGATGACGCAGCTGGCGCGCTGCTGCAAGCCGGCGCCGCCCGACCCCATCGTCGGCTTCGTCACGCGCGGCAAGGGCGTGTCGATCCATCGCCTCTCCTGCAAGAATTTCGCCGAGATGCGGGCCAAGGCGCCGGAGCGCGTCATCGTCACCGAATGGGGCAACACGCGCGGCGACACCGTCTATCCGGTCGACCTGTTCGTGCTGGCGGGCGACCGCCAGGGCCTGCTGCGCGACATCTCCGAGATCTTCTCGCGCGAGAAGATCAACGTCATCGGCGTCAATACGCAGAGTGCCAAAGGCCAGGCGCGCATGACCTTCACCGCCGAGATCGGGGCCACGGCCCAGTTGCAGAAGGCGCTGGCGGCCATTTCCGAGGTGACGGGGGTGCTCGAAGCCCGACGGGCCTGA
- a CDS encoding RidA family protein → MEIKRLHVGKRLSEVAIHNNTVYLAGQIAEDTTADIAGQTREVLGHVDRLLAEAGSDKSCILSTQIYISDMALFPAMNEEWDAWVAQGHTPPRATVEAKLANPACLVEIVVVAAQR, encoded by the coding sequence ATGGAAATCAAACGACTGCACGTTGGCAAGCGCCTGTCCGAAGTGGCGATCCACAACAACACCGTCTACCTGGCCGGCCAGATCGCCGAGGACACCACGGCCGATATCGCGGGCCAGACGCGCGAAGTGCTGGGCCACGTCGACCGCCTGCTGGCGGAAGCGGGCAGCGACAAGAGCTGCATCCTGTCCACCCAGATCTATATCAGCGACATGGCGCTGTTCCCGGCGATGAACGAGGAGTGGGACGCCTGGGTCGCGCAAGGCCACACGCCGCCGCGCGCCACCGTCGAGGCCAAGCTGGCCAACCCGGCCTGCCTGGTCGAGATCGTGGTCGTCGCCGCCCAGCGCTGA
- a CDS encoding 3-hydroxybutyrate dehydrogenase gives MSSTASNAVPGANSGALAGKIALVTGSTSGIGLGIAHALAAQGADIVFNGFGEAQAITTLQEETARRYGVRTVHHNADMSKPAEIEAMMAFATEQFGGVDILVNNAGIQHVANVDEFPVEKWDAIIAINLTSAFHTTRLALPAMKAKNWGRIINLASAHGLVGSSGKSAYVAAKHGLVGLTKVTALETATTGVTVNAICPGFVLTPLVQKQVDDRAAKDGLSNEQAKHALLADKQPSGDFVTPEQLGGLAVFLCSDAAAQVRGAAWNVDGGWVAQ, from the coding sequence ATGAGCAGCACTGCAAGCAACGCAGTCCCAGGCGCCAACTCCGGCGCACTGGCCGGCAAGATCGCCCTCGTGACCGGCTCCACCTCCGGCATCGGCCTGGGCATCGCGCACGCGCTGGCGGCCCAGGGCGCGGACATCGTCTTCAACGGCTTCGGCGAGGCCCAGGCCATTACCACGCTGCAGGAAGAGACGGCACGCCGCTACGGCGTACGCACCGTGCATCACAACGCCGACATGAGCAAGCCGGCCGAGATCGAGGCCATGATGGCCTTCGCCACCGAGCAGTTCGGCGGCGTGGACATCCTCGTCAACAACGCCGGCATCCAGCATGTGGCCAACGTGGACGAGTTCCCCGTCGAGAAATGGGACGCCATCATCGCCATCAACCTGACCTCGGCCTTCCACACCACGCGCCTGGCGCTGCCCGCCATGAAGGCGAAGAACTGGGGCCGCATCATCAACCTGGCCTCGGCCCATGGCCTGGTCGGGTCGAGCGGCAAATCGGCCTACGTGGCGGCCAAGCATGGCCTGGTGGGCCTGACCAAGGTAACGGCGCTGGAGACCGCCACCACCGGCGTCACCGTCAACGCGATCTGCCCCGGCTTCGTGCTGACGCCCCTGGTGCAGAAACAGGTAGACGACCGCGCCGCCAAGGACGGCCTGTCCAACGAGCAGGCCAAGCACGCGCTGCTGGCCGACAAGCAGCCGTCCGGCGACTTCGTCACGCCCGAGCAGCTGGGCGGCCTGGCCGTGTTCCTGTGCAGCGACGCCGCCGCCCAGGTGCGTGGCGCCGCCTGGAACGTCGACGGCGGCTGGGTCGCGCAGTAA
- a CDS encoding alpha/beta hydrolase: MSDPVTTKSVQCISPAGLHRMAYKEWGDPANPDVLVCVHGVTRVADDFDDLARALSDRYRVVCPDVVGRGRSGRLRNPELYVVPQYVSDMVTLLARVLANGERQQVHWLGTSMGGLIGMGLASLPDSPIDRLVLNDIGPVLDPAALHRIGDYIGQDLRFPTFEAGAQFVREVSQPFGPHTEAQWDKMARDVLRQDANGEWVRHYDMGLALPFRAATPESVAADGQRLWAAYDAIRCPTLVVRGALSDLLSHATAEEMTRRGPRAQLVEIPGVGHAPMLIQPEQIAVIREFLLNQ; encoded by the coding sequence ATGAGCGACCCGGTAACAACGAAGTCTGTGCAGTGCATCTCGCCGGCCGGTCTGCACCGGATGGCATACAAGGAATGGGGCGACCCGGCCAATCCGGACGTGCTGGTGTGCGTGCATGGCGTGACCCGCGTGGCGGACGATTTCGACGACCTGGCGCGCGCCCTGTCCGACCGCTACCGCGTGGTCTGCCCGGACGTGGTGGGGCGCGGCCGCTCCGGCCGGCTGCGCAATCCGGAACTGTACGTGGTGCCGCAATACGTCAGCGACATGGTCACCTTGCTGGCGCGCGTGCTGGCCAATGGCGAGCGGCAGCAGGTGCACTGGCTGGGCACGTCGATGGGCGGCCTGATCGGCATGGGCCTGGCCTCGCTGCCGGACAGCCCGATCGACCGCCTGGTGCTGAACGATATCGGCCCCGTGCTCGACCCGGCCGCGCTGCACCGCATCGGCGACTACATCGGCCAGGACCTGCGTTTCCCCACCTTCGAGGCGGGCGCCCAGTTCGTGCGCGAGGTGTCGCAGCCGTTCGGCCCGCACACGGAAGCACAATGGGACAAGATGGCGCGCGACGTGCTGCGCCAGGACGCCAACGGCGAATGGGTGCGTCACTACGACATGGGGTTGGCGCTGCCGTTCCGCGCCGCCACGCCCGAATCGGTGGCCGCCGACGGCCAGCGGCTGTGGGCTGCCTACGATGCGATCCGCTGCCCCACCCTGGTGGTGCGCGGCGCGCTGTCCGACCTGCTGTCGCACGCGACGGCCGAGGAAATGACGCGGCGCGGGCCGCGTGCGCAGCTGGTCGAGATCCCCGGCGTCGGCCATGCGCCGATGCTGATCCAGCCCGAGCAGATCGCCGTGATCCGCGAATTTTTGTTGAACCAGTAG
- a CDS encoding fatty acid desaturase: MTPAAPHRSEYLDDAQRAQVAAERGRRLWRGEWPTWLLIVVIHGGWWATVAFWRELGTPLATVLMVWWCAWYMSLQHELIHGHPTRKAWLNRLFGAAPLAVWYPYTLYRDSHLRHHDDAHLTVPTLDTESCYLSPRDWARMTRPLRALYWFNKTFWGRLLVGPAIAICATWSGVAQAPLRGMWLRHFAMLAAMLWWLDAWRGIAPLYYLLAIAYPAQSLAMIRSYYEHRPAAHHKQRIVLNEAGFVARLLFLNNNLHLVHHDLPSLPWYLLPRVYRARRADYLARSGGFHVAGYGELMRRHGFSPVDAPVHPHLPQAAA, translated from the coding sequence ATGACGCCCGCCGCCCCCCACCGCTCGGAATACCTGGATGACGCCCAGCGCGCCCAGGTGGCGGCCGAGCGGGGGCGGCGGCTGTGGCGGGGCGAGTGGCCGACCTGGCTGCTGATCGTCGTCATCCATGGCGGCTGGTGGGCCACCGTCGCCTTCTGGCGCGAGCTGGGCACGCCGCTGGCCACCGTGCTGATGGTCTGGTGGTGTGCCTGGTACATGTCGCTGCAGCATGAGCTGATCCATGGCCACCCCACCCGCAAGGCCTGGCTGAACCGCCTGTTCGGCGCGGCGCCGCTGGCGGTCTGGTATCCCTACACGCTGTACCGCGACAGCCACCTGCGCCACCACGACGATGCGCACCTGACCGTGCCGACGCTGGACACGGAGAGCTGCTACCTGTCGCCGCGCGACTGGGCCCGGATGACACGGCCGCTGCGCGCGCTGTACTGGTTCAACAAGACGTTCTGGGGCCGCCTGCTGGTCGGGCCCGCCATTGCCATCTGCGCCACCTGGAGCGGCGTGGCGCAGGCCCCGCTGCGCGGCATGTGGCTGCGCCACTTCGCCATGCTGGCGGCGATGTTGTGGTGGCTCGACGCCTGGCGCGGCATCGCCCCGCTGTACTACCTGCTGGCGATCGCCTACCCGGCCCAGTCGCTGGCCATGATCCGCTCCTACTACGAGCATCGCCCGGCCGCCCACCACAAGCAGCGCATCGTGCTGAACGAGGCGGGCTTCGTGGCGCGGCTGCTGTTCCTGAACAATAACCTGCACCTGGTGCACCACGACCTGCCGTCGCTCCCTTGGTACCTGCTGCCGCGCGTGTATCGCGCGCGCCGGGCCGACTACCTGGCGCGCAGCGGCGGCTTCCACGTGGCCGGCTATGGGGAGCTGATGCGCCGGCACGGCTTCAGCCCGGTCGATGCGCCGGTCCACCCGCACCTGCCGCAGGCGGCGGCATGA